In Triticum urartu cultivar G1812 chromosome 6, Tu2.1, whole genome shotgun sequence, the following proteins share a genomic window:
- the LOC125514038 gene encoding uncharacterized protein LOC125514038, translating into MATRCFFPRDAVAGRHQSKAAAEALEHLHHGGRVLSREEVGGAVRVKIVVSKRELKKMVAALGTGGEVAAAAASADRRSRQRAAGGGTDAEQRLQSLRRRSMRRAAEETRRMQASGEWEPGLQSIPEEVY; encoded by the coding sequence ATGGCGACCAGGTGCTTCTTCCCCAGGGACGCGGTGGCCGGGCGGCACCAGTCCAAGGCGGCCGCGGAGGCGCTCGAGCACCTGCACCACGGGGGGCGCGTCCTGTCCCGGGAGGAGGTGGGCGGCGCGGTGCGCGTCAAGATCGTGGTCAGCAAGCGCGAGCTCAAGAAGATGGTGGCCGCCCTCGGCaccggcggcgaggtggcggccgCTGCGGCGTCTGCTGATCGCCGCAGCCGCCAgcgcgcggcgggcggcggcacGGACGCCGAGCAGAGGCTGCAGTCGCTCCGGCGGCGCAGCATGCGCAGGGCGGCGGAGGAGACGAGGCGGATGCAGGCGAGCGGGGAGTGGGAGCCCGGCCTCCAGAGCATCCCCGAGGAGGTCTACTGA